The Verrucomicrobiota bacterium genomic sequence CTACGTGGGCTGGCCGCGGGTGCGCAATTTGTCGAGCATCACCGCCAGGATGATCACCGCCCCTTTGATCACCAACTGCCAGTAGAACGACACGTTCATCAACGTCAGCCCGTTGTTGAGCACCGCGATGATCAACGCCCCCACCAA encodes the following:
- a CDS encoding ribose ABC transporter permease — protein: LVGALIIAVLNNGLTLMNVSFYWQLVIKGAVIILAVMLDKLRTRGQPT